From a region of the Argiope bruennichi chromosome 8, qqArgBrue1.1, whole genome shotgun sequence genome:
- the LOC129981773 gene encoding uncharacterized protein LOC129981773 isoform X1 has product MGNSKNITYKSIQFVNEESKIESIRTNSKSSKDVHQVFLQQSVTLLALKDKTLVNSTIAPGAVHPKQFFGLIAEDLPLFFGAVIGASLVIALSVLILTFWKCCCRMTILSKKKQYWLQPQDGASVKGKYKIPVVQSNSVVFLGLKSSQGFDYQRKRSIEDCIITKFVQTNEAFETTSFGSPLHYTMSSQCPEIVVSGSEKLVSKTTDDHPNHTSSENLIGQSCSVISVSPMLDNRTGNHCTETSLFSPNVDIPDITIHQDSPALLHRSFYSGSFDQRSLYSCHSHLGSEFDLKKCNFTWSNYSLRPSSAMDCYSELFQKANFCKKRKNRMRSDIAAAIALSRSQSPQLNKDTELLVENAVEVVLDERTTL; this is encoded by the exons ATgggaaattcaaagaatattacCTATAAATCTATTCAGTTTGTAAATGAAGAATCCAAAATTGAATCTATAAGAacaa atTCAAAATCATCCAAAGATGTTCATCAAGTCTTTCTTCAGCAAAGTGTTACTCTTCTGGCTCTTAAAGATAAAACACTGGTTAACAGTACAATAGCTCCAGGTGCAGTACATCCTAAACAATTTTTTGGACTAATTGCTGAAGATCTTCCATTATTTTTTGGTGCTGTTATAG GTGCGTCACTTGTAATAGCACTGAGTgtgttaattttaacattttggaaGTGCTGTTGTAGAATGACAATACTGAGTAAAAAGAAACAGTACT gGTTACAACCTCAAGACGGTGCAAGTGTTAAAGGAAAGTACAAAATTCCTGTAGTACAAAG CAATTCTGTTGTTTTTTTGGGACTGAAATCATCTCAAGGTTTTGACTATCAGAGAAAGAGATCAATTGAAGATTGCATCATAACAAAATTTGTTCAAACAAACGAA GCATTTGAAACAACGTCTTTCGGCAGCCCTCTTCATTACACCATGTCTTCCCAGTGCCCTGAAATTGTTGTCTCAGGAAGTGAAAAACTTGTTTCTAAAACAACTGATGATCATCCTAATCACACCAGTTCTGAGAACTTAATTGGCCAGTCTTGTTCTGTTATTTCTGTGTCACCTATGTTAGATAACAGAACTGGTAATCATTGTACTGAGACATCTCTCTTTTCACCTAACGTTGACATTCCAGACATTACCATTCATCAAGATTCTCCAGCATTATTACATCGCAGTTTTTATTCTG gcAGTTTCGATCAGCGTAGTTTGTATAGTTGCCATTCTCATTTGGGATCAGAATTTGACTTGAAAAAGTGCAATTTTACTTGGAGTAATTACAGCTTACGACCATCATCTGCTATGGATTGTTACAGTGAATTATTTCAGAAG gcTAATTTTTGCAAGAAAAGGAAAAATCGCATGAGAAGTGATATTGCTGCTGCAATTGCTCTGAGCAGAAGTCAGAGTCCACAGCTTAATAAAGATACTGAATTACTTGTCGAAAATGCAGTTGAAGTTGTTTTAGATGAGAGAACAACACTTTAG
- the LOC129981773 gene encoding uncharacterized protein LOC129981773 isoform X2 — MTILSKKKQYWLQPQDGASVKGKYKIPVVQSNSVVFLGLKSSQGFDYQRKRSIEDCIITKFVQTNEAFETTSFGSPLHYTMSSQCPEIVVSGSEKLVSKTTDDHPNHTSSENLIGQSCSVISVSPMLDNRTGNHCTETSLFSPNVDIPDITIHQDSPALLHRSFYSGSFDQRSLYSCHSHLGSEFDLKKCNFTWSNYSLRPSSAMDCYSELFQKANFCKKRKNRMRSDIAAAIALSRSQSPQLNKDTELLVENAVEVVLDERTTL, encoded by the exons ATGACAATACTGAGTAAAAAGAAACAGTACT gGTTACAACCTCAAGACGGTGCAAGTGTTAAAGGAAAGTACAAAATTCCTGTAGTACAAAG CAATTCTGTTGTTTTTTTGGGACTGAAATCATCTCAAGGTTTTGACTATCAGAGAAAGAGATCAATTGAAGATTGCATCATAACAAAATTTGTTCAAACAAACGAA GCATTTGAAACAACGTCTTTCGGCAGCCCTCTTCATTACACCATGTCTTCCCAGTGCCCTGAAATTGTTGTCTCAGGAAGTGAAAAACTTGTTTCTAAAACAACTGATGATCATCCTAATCACACCAGTTCTGAGAACTTAATTGGCCAGTCTTGTTCTGTTATTTCTGTGTCACCTATGTTAGATAACAGAACTGGTAATCATTGTACTGAGACATCTCTCTTTTCACCTAACGTTGACATTCCAGACATTACCATTCATCAAGATTCTCCAGCATTATTACATCGCAGTTTTTATTCTG gcAGTTTCGATCAGCGTAGTTTGTATAGTTGCCATTCTCATTTGGGATCAGAATTTGACTTGAAAAAGTGCAATTTTACTTGGAGTAATTACAGCTTACGACCATCATCTGCTATGGATTGTTACAGTGAATTATTTCAGAAG gcTAATTTTTGCAAGAAAAGGAAAAATCGCATGAGAAGTGATATTGCTGCTGCAATTGCTCTGAGCAGAAGTCAGAGTCCACAGCTTAATAAAGATACTGAATTACTTGTCGAAAATGCAGTTGAAGTTGTTTTAGATGAGAGAACAACACTTTAG